A genomic window from Camelina sativa cultivar DH55 chromosome 2, Cs, whole genome shotgun sequence includes:
- the LOC104725648 gene encoding uncharacterized protein LOC104725648 isoform X2 translates to MFVLRVHSVDLERTISIEEEATGFTYALKRSQPPLKLIQPSSSLKITVRKGLIHFYRNSSHSSLSNPRFRSTTLFIVDPNYFSTLDFIRFCDSRIANVSEILFIRKPNRE, encoded by the exons ATGTTCGTCCTCAGAGTTCATTCAGTTGACTTGGAGCGAACAATTTCCATCGAAGAAGAAGCCACAGGTTTTACCTACGCATTGAAGAGATCTCAGCCTCCTCTTAAACTCATAcaaccatcatcatctctcAAAATCACCGTACGCAAAGGTCTGATCCATTTCTACCGGAACTCTTCTCACAGCTCCCTCTCTAACCCTAGATTCCGATCCACCACTCTCTTTATCGTCGATCCAAATTACTTTTCCACCCTCGATTTTATCCGATTCTGCGATTCCCGCATCGCTAATGTCTCCGAGATCCTATTCATCAG GAAACCAAATCGAGAATAA
- the LOC104725699 gene encoding uncharacterized protein LOC104725699 isoform X2 — protein MSESKLQSHPHRFTFQIFDTIDGDFCKEDVLVRLIHFWEARNFKKGNMLMGIELLLIDSKSNAVQAYIPANRLFRHEGRLKSNSVYTLNNFMIIPTKKVYKVTDHKHGIVFTEKTSMVLEPIGDHKIDEQKFRFRNYEDFASIVDTNADLFDVIGQVRLIVGDNIHSPSTLESAPQVEGSRSSDRVFLHLQLKDGQTIRIYLWGTIAALFRERWNESEVKPAVLLITIVNPKTVGPVMALSSTSSTRIFFDNDVTETKQYLTWLGDNGHKTPKIASSSSAVTKLETVTIQEILQFLQNENPQEASFYCFGTILDIQPQYGWYYISCSKCNNKLEKADTSMYCNYCKESNNIGVISEATKIAGRRAADV, from the exons ATGTCAGAATCCAAACTTCAATCCCATCCCCATCGATTCACCTTTCAGATTTTTGATACCATTGATGGAGATTTTTGCAAGGAAGACGTTTTAGTGCGTCTCATCCATTTTTGGGAAGCCCGAAACTTCAAGAAAGGAAACATGCTTATGGGCATAGAACTGCTTCTCATCGACTCTAAG TCTAATGCAGTCCAAGCCTACATACCAGCAAACCGTCTATTCCGTCACGAAGGTCGTCTGAAATCCAACTCTGTTTACACCCTGAACAATTTCATGATCATTCCTACCAAAAAGGTGTACAAAGTCACAGACCACAAACATGGGATCGTTTTTACTGAGAAAACATCAATGGTATTGGAGCCTATTGGAGATCATAAGATCGACGAACAGAAATTTCGGTTCCGTAACTATGAAGATTTCGCTTCTATTGTAGACACTAATGCAGATCTATTTG ATGTCATTGGCCAGGTTCGTCTAATTGTTGGCGACAATATCCACTCGCCTTCAACACTGGAATCAGCACCCCAAGTGGAAGGCAGCCGATCAAGTGATAGGGTGTTCTTACATCTCCAACTTAAAGA TGGCCAGACCATTCGTATATACCTCTGGGGAACCATTGCTGCCCTATTTAGAGAAAGATGGAATGAAAGTGAAGTCAAACCAGCTGTTCTCCTCATAACTATTGTCAATCCAAAAACAGTAGGAC CTGTTATGGCTCTCAGCTCAACATCTTCCACACGCATATTCTTTGACAATGACGTCACTGAAACCAAACAATACTTGACATG GTTAGGTGATAATGGTCACAAGACTCCAAAAATTGCAAGCTCCTCCTCTGCAGTTACCAAACTAGAGACTGTTACTATCCAGGAAATACTCCAATTTCTACAAAATGAGAATCCCCAG GAAGCTAGCTTCTACTGTTTTGGTACCATTCTTGACATACAACCACAATATGGATGGTACTACATCTCATGCAGCAAATGCAACAACAAACTTGAGAAGGCTGATACATCAATGTACTGCAACTATTGCAAGGAATCCAACAACATTGGCGTTATCAG TGAGGCCACCAAAATTGCTGGGCGTAGAGCTGCTGATGTTTGA
- the LOC104725699 gene encoding uncharacterized protein LOC104725699 isoform X1, translating to MSESKLQSHPHRFTFQIFDTIDGDFCKEDVLVRLIHFWEARNFKKGNMLMGIELLLIDSKSNAVQAYIPANRLFRHEGRLKSNSVYTLNNFMIIPTKKVYKVTDHKHGIVFTEKTSMVLEPIGDHKIDEQKFRFRNYEDFASIVDTNADLFDVIGQVRLIVGDNIHSPSTLESAPQVEGSRSSDRVFLHLQLKDGQTIRIYLWGTIAALFRERWNESEVKPAVLLITIVNPKTVGPVMALSSTSSTRIFFDNDVTETKQYLTWLGDNGHKTPKIASSSSAVTKLETVTIQEILQFLQNENPQEASFYCFGTILDIQPQYGWYYISCSKCNNKLEKADTSMYCNYCKESNNIGVIRYRFEIRVCDKNKDVETFVVLDSEATKIAGRRAADV from the exons ATGTCAGAATCCAAACTTCAATCCCATCCCCATCGATTCACCTTTCAGATTTTTGATACCATTGATGGAGATTTTTGCAAGGAAGACGTTTTAGTGCGTCTCATCCATTTTTGGGAAGCCCGAAACTTCAAGAAAGGAAACATGCTTATGGGCATAGAACTGCTTCTCATCGACTCTAAG TCTAATGCAGTCCAAGCCTACATACCAGCAAACCGTCTATTCCGTCACGAAGGTCGTCTGAAATCCAACTCTGTTTACACCCTGAACAATTTCATGATCATTCCTACCAAAAAGGTGTACAAAGTCACAGACCACAAACATGGGATCGTTTTTACTGAGAAAACATCAATGGTATTGGAGCCTATTGGAGATCATAAGATCGACGAACAGAAATTTCGGTTCCGTAACTATGAAGATTTCGCTTCTATTGTAGACACTAATGCAGATCTATTTG ATGTCATTGGCCAGGTTCGTCTAATTGTTGGCGACAATATCCACTCGCCTTCAACACTGGAATCAGCACCCCAAGTGGAAGGCAGCCGATCAAGTGATAGGGTGTTCTTACATCTCCAACTTAAAGA TGGCCAGACCATTCGTATATACCTCTGGGGAACCATTGCTGCCCTATTTAGAGAAAGATGGAATGAAAGTGAAGTCAAACCAGCTGTTCTCCTCATAACTATTGTCAATCCAAAAACAGTAGGAC CTGTTATGGCTCTCAGCTCAACATCTTCCACACGCATATTCTTTGACAATGACGTCACTGAAACCAAACAATACTTGACATG GTTAGGTGATAATGGTCACAAGACTCCAAAAATTGCAAGCTCCTCCTCTGCAGTTACCAAACTAGAGACTGTTACTATCCAGGAAATACTCCAATTTCTACAAAATGAGAATCCCCAG GAAGCTAGCTTCTACTGTTTTGGTACCATTCTTGACATACAACCACAATATGGATGGTACTACATCTCATGCAGCAAATGCAACAACAAACTTGAGAAGGCTGATACATCAATGTACTGCAACTATTGCAAGGAATCCAACAACATTGGCGTTATCAG GTACCGTTTTGAAATAAGAGTCTgtgacaaaaacaaagatgttgaaacctttgttgttcttgatagTGAGGCCACCAAAATTGCTGGGCGTAGAGCTGCTGATGTTTGA
- the LOC104725630 gene encoding fumarate hydratase 2, chloroplastic-like isoform X2 — MTISIMQFEGEKKTPSEVADVTLKKEEDEQQRRYYSTSFREERDTFGPIQVPSDKLWGAQTQRSLQNFDIGGDRERMPEPIIRAFGVLKKCAAKVNMEYGLDPTIGEAIMKAAQEVAEGKLNDHFPLVVWQTGSGTQTNMNANEVIANRAAEILGYKRGEKIVHPNDHVNRSQSSNDTFPTVMHIAAATEITTRLIPSLKFLHSTLESKSFEFKDIVKIGRTHTQDATPLTLGQEFGGYATQVKYGLHRVACTLPRIYQLAQGGTAVGFDVKIAAAVAEETDLPFVTAENKFEALAAHDACVETSGSLNTIATSLMKIANDIRFLGSGPRCGLGELSLPENEPGSSIMPGKVNPTQCEALTMVCAQVMGNHVAVTIGGSNGHFELNVFKPVIANALLHSIRLLADASASFEKNCVRGIEANRERISRLLHESLMLVTSLNPKIGYDNAAAVAKRAHREGCTLKVAAMDLGVLTSEEFDTLVVPEKMLGPSD, encoded by the exons aTGACCATTTCGATAATGCAGTttgaaggagagaaaaaaacCCCATCTGAAGTTGCAGACGTAACcctcaagaaagaagaagatgaacaacaACGTAGATATTATTCAACGTCGTTTAGGGAGGAGAGGGATACCTTCGGGCCGATCCAAGTTCCTTCCGATAA ATTATGGGGAGCTCAGACGCAGAGATCGCTTCAGAACTTTGATATAGGCGGTGATCGCGAGCGAATGCCCGAACCAATCATCCGGGCTTTTGGCGTTTTGAAGAAATGTGCTGCCAAG GTTAACATGGAGTATGGTCTTGACCCAACGATTGGGGAAGCCATAATGAAAGCTGCACAAGAAGTAGCAGAGGGAAAGCTCAATGATCATTTCCCACTTGTTGTATGGCAAACTGGCAGTGGCACTCAGACTAATATGAACGCTAATGAG GTCATTGCTAATAGAGCAGCTGAGATTCTTGGTTATAAACGAGGTGAAAAAATTGTGCACCCAAATGACCATGTGAACAGATCACAATCTTCTAATGACACTTTCCCGACT GTCATGCACATTGCAGCTGCTACCGAGATTACTACGAGGCTGATTCCTAGTTTGAAATTTCTGCATAGCACTTTGGAGTCCAAG TCCTTCGAGTTCAAAGATATTGTGAAAATTGGAAGAACTCATACTCAAGATGCTACACCTTTGACACTAGGACAAGAATTTGGCGGCTATGCTACTCAA GTGAAGTATGGACTTCATAGAGTCGCATGTACTCTACCCCGCATCTATCAG CTTGCGCAAGGTGGAACCGCTGTTGG gttCGATGTAAAGATAGCTGCTGCAGTTGCTGAAGAAACAGACTTGCCATTTGTCACTGCTGAAAATAAGTTTGAAGCTTTG GCTGCACACGACGCTTGTGTTGAAACCAGTGGATCTCTAAACACAATCGCCACATCTTTGATGAAAATCGCTAATGATATACGTTTTCTTGGAAG TGGCCCAAGATGTGGTCTTGGTGAACTTTCTCTACCTGAAAATGAGCCAGGAAGCAGTATTATGCCT GGAAAAGTGAATCCTACACAGTGTGAGGCCTTGACTATGGTTTGTGCTCAA GTTATGGGAAACCATGTAGCTGTGACAATTGGTGGTTCAAATGGTCATTTTGAATTGAACGTATTCAAGCCGGTGATAGCAAATGCTCTCTTACAT TCCATTAGATTACTAGCAGATGCTTCAGCTTCGTTTGAGAAAAACTGTGTGAGAGGCATTGAGGCCAACAGAGAAAGAATCTCAAGGTTATTGCACGAG TCTCTTATGCTTGTGACATCATTGAATCCT AAAATCGGCTATGACAATGCTGCAGCAGTTGCCAAGAGAGCTCACAGAGAAGGATGCACATTGAAG GTTGCAGCTATGGACTTAGGTGTTCTTACTTCGGAAGAGTTTGATACTCTTGTTGTTCCCGAGAAGATGCTTGGCCCATCTGATTAA
- the LOC104725648 gene encoding uncharacterized protein LOC104725648 isoform X3, with product MRTSMSNLAMAWREKSVIVKLRRIDLPVGGSAIRTALKKETKSRIKKKLLCLVYRNMANGSLHKILLMWVYGLNFDGIRSCTSREECQ from the exons ATGAGGACGTCGATGTCTAATCTCGCAATGGCATGGAGGGAGAAATCTGTGATTGTGAAACTTAGAAGAATAGACCTACCTGTTGGAGGTTCTGCCATTCGAACTGCAttgaagaag GAAACCAAATCGAGAATAAAGAAGAAGTTGTTATGTCTGGTTTACAGAAACATGGCTAATGGAAGTTTACATAAGATCCTTCTGAT GTGGGTCTACGGTTTGAACTTTGATGGAATTAGATCCTGCACCAGTAGAGAAGAGTGTCAGTAA
- the LOC104725699 gene encoding uncharacterized protein LOC104725699 isoform X3: MIIPTKKVYKVTDHKHGIVFTEKTSMVLEPIGDHKIDEQKFRFRNYEDFASIVDTNADLFDVIGQVRLIVGDNIHSPSTLESAPQVEGSRSSDRVFLHLQLKDGQTIRIYLWGTIAALFRERWNESEVKPAVLLITIVNPKTVGPVMALSSTSSTRIFFDNDVTETKQYLTWLGDNGHKTPKIASSSSAVTKLETVTIQEILQFLQNENPQEASFYCFGTILDIQPQYGWYYISCSKCNNKLEKADTSMYCNYCKESNNIGVIRYRFEIRVCDKNKDVETFVVLDSEATKIAGRRAADV; encoded by the exons ATGATCATTCCTACCAAAAAGGTGTACAAAGTCACAGACCACAAACATGGGATCGTTTTTACTGAGAAAACATCAATGGTATTGGAGCCTATTGGAGATCATAAGATCGACGAACAGAAATTTCGGTTCCGTAACTATGAAGATTTCGCTTCTATTGTAGACACTAATGCAGATCTATTTG ATGTCATTGGCCAGGTTCGTCTAATTGTTGGCGACAATATCCACTCGCCTTCAACACTGGAATCAGCACCCCAAGTGGAAGGCAGCCGATCAAGTGATAGGGTGTTCTTACATCTCCAACTTAAAGA TGGCCAGACCATTCGTATATACCTCTGGGGAACCATTGCTGCCCTATTTAGAGAAAGATGGAATGAAAGTGAAGTCAAACCAGCTGTTCTCCTCATAACTATTGTCAATCCAAAAACAGTAGGAC CTGTTATGGCTCTCAGCTCAACATCTTCCACACGCATATTCTTTGACAATGACGTCACTGAAACCAAACAATACTTGACATG GTTAGGTGATAATGGTCACAAGACTCCAAAAATTGCAAGCTCCTCCTCTGCAGTTACCAAACTAGAGACTGTTACTATCCAGGAAATACTCCAATTTCTACAAAATGAGAATCCCCAG GAAGCTAGCTTCTACTGTTTTGGTACCATTCTTGACATACAACCACAATATGGATGGTACTACATCTCATGCAGCAAATGCAACAACAAACTTGAGAAGGCTGATACATCAATGTACTGCAACTATTGCAAGGAATCCAACAACATTGGCGTTATCAG GTACCGTTTTGAAATAAGAGTCTgtgacaaaaacaaagatgttgaaacctttgttgttcttgatagTGAGGCCACCAAAATTGCTGGGCGTAGAGCTGCTGATGTTTGA
- the LOC104725648 gene encoding uncharacterized protein LOC104725648 isoform X1: MRTSMSNLAMAWREKSVIVKLRRIDLPVGGSAIRTALKKETKSRIKKKLLCLVYRNMANGSLHKILLILSCSMTVYTSTTYWKQQWILQAHEQRMIVPNFLQVACLQFQDYISVSGSSSYISHNKTRNFFHLR, from the exons ATGAGGACGTCGATGTCTAATCTCGCAATGGCATGGAGGGAGAAATCTGTGATTGTGAAACTTAGAAGAATAGACCTACCTGTTGGAGGTTCTGCCATTCGAACTGCAttgaagaag GAAACCAAATCGAGAATAAAGAAGAAGTTGTTATGTCTGGTTTACAGAAACATGGCTAATGGAAGTTTACATAAGATCCTTCTGAT TCTTTCTTGCTCAATGACTGTGTATACATCAACAACATACTG GAAACAACAATGGATATTGCAAGCTCATGAACAAAGGATGATCGTCCCTAATTTCTTGCAAGTGGCCTGTCTGCAATTCCAAGATTACATCTCTGTAAGCGGTAGTAGCAGTTATATCTCCCACAATAAGACCCGCAACTTCTTTCACTTGAGGTAA
- the LOC104725630 gene encoding fumarate hydratase 2, chloroplastic-like isoform X1 codes for MTISIMQFEGEKKTPSEVADVTLKKEEDEQQRRYYSTSFREERDTFGPIQVPSDKLWGAQTQRSLQNFDIGGDRERMPEPIIRAFGVLKKCAAKVNMEYGLDPTIGEAIMKAAQEVAEGKLNDHFPLVVWQTGSGTQTNMNANEVIANRAAEILGYKRGEKIVHPNDHVNRSQSSNDTFPTVMHIAAATEITTRLIPSLKFLHSTLESKSFEFKDIVKIGRTHTQDATPLTLGQEFGGYATQVKYGLHRVACTLPRIYQLAQGGTAVGTGLNTKKGFDVKIAAAVAEETDLPFVTAENKFEALAAHDACVETSGSLNTIATSLMKIANDIRFLGSGPRCGLGELSLPENEPGSSIMPGKVNPTQCEALTMVCAQVMGNHVAVTIGGSNGHFELNVFKPVIANALLHSIRLLADASASFEKNCVRGIEANRERISRLLHESLMLVTSLNPKIGYDNAAAVAKRAHREGCTLKVAAMDLGVLTSEEFDTLVVPEKMLGPSD; via the exons aTGACCATTTCGATAATGCAGTttgaaggagagaaaaaaacCCCATCTGAAGTTGCAGACGTAACcctcaagaaagaagaagatgaacaacaACGTAGATATTATTCAACGTCGTTTAGGGAGGAGAGGGATACCTTCGGGCCGATCCAAGTTCCTTCCGATAA ATTATGGGGAGCTCAGACGCAGAGATCGCTTCAGAACTTTGATATAGGCGGTGATCGCGAGCGAATGCCCGAACCAATCATCCGGGCTTTTGGCGTTTTGAAGAAATGTGCTGCCAAG GTTAACATGGAGTATGGTCTTGACCCAACGATTGGGGAAGCCATAATGAAAGCTGCACAAGAAGTAGCAGAGGGAAAGCTCAATGATCATTTCCCACTTGTTGTATGGCAAACTGGCAGTGGCACTCAGACTAATATGAACGCTAATGAG GTCATTGCTAATAGAGCAGCTGAGATTCTTGGTTATAAACGAGGTGAAAAAATTGTGCACCCAAATGACCATGTGAACAGATCACAATCTTCTAATGACACTTTCCCGACT GTCATGCACATTGCAGCTGCTACCGAGATTACTACGAGGCTGATTCCTAGTTTGAAATTTCTGCATAGCACTTTGGAGTCCAAG TCCTTCGAGTTCAAAGATATTGTGAAAATTGGAAGAACTCATACTCAAGATGCTACACCTTTGACACTAGGACAAGAATTTGGCGGCTATGCTACTCAA GTGAAGTATGGACTTCATAGAGTCGCATGTACTCTACCCCGCATCTATCAG CTTGCGCAAGGTGGAACCGCTGTTGGGACCGGATTAAATACTAAGAAAGG gttCGATGTAAAGATAGCTGCTGCAGTTGCTGAAGAAACAGACTTGCCATTTGTCACTGCTGAAAATAAGTTTGAAGCTTTG GCTGCACACGACGCTTGTGTTGAAACCAGTGGATCTCTAAACACAATCGCCACATCTTTGATGAAAATCGCTAATGATATACGTTTTCTTGGAAG TGGCCCAAGATGTGGTCTTGGTGAACTTTCTCTACCTGAAAATGAGCCAGGAAGCAGTATTATGCCT GGAAAAGTGAATCCTACACAGTGTGAGGCCTTGACTATGGTTTGTGCTCAA GTTATGGGAAACCATGTAGCTGTGACAATTGGTGGTTCAAATGGTCATTTTGAATTGAACGTATTCAAGCCGGTGATAGCAAATGCTCTCTTACAT TCCATTAGATTACTAGCAGATGCTTCAGCTTCGTTTGAGAAAAACTGTGTGAGAGGCATTGAGGCCAACAGAGAAAGAATCTCAAGGTTATTGCACGAG TCTCTTATGCTTGTGACATCATTGAATCCT AAAATCGGCTATGACAATGCTGCAGCAGTTGCCAAGAGAGCTCACAGAGAAGGATGCACATTGAAG GTTGCAGCTATGGACTTAGGTGTTCTTACTTCGGAAGAGTTTGATACTCTTGTTGTTCCCGAGAAGATGCTTGGCCCATCTGATTAA